One region of Nycticebus coucang isolate mNycCou1 chromosome Y, mNycCou1.pri, whole genome shotgun sequence genomic DNA includes:
- the LOC128579045 gene encoding putative olfactory receptor 14L1: MITNDVNRTEVVEFLLMGFSDSWEIQIVHAALFLLVYVTALLGNLLIIMLTALDVHLQTPVYFFLRNLSFLDFCYISVTVPKSIANSLTHDTSISFFGCALQVFFFMDLATTEVAILTVMSYDRYVAICQPLRYEVIINQGTCVKMMAMSWLSGVICGLMHVTATFSLPFCGSNKVHQFFCDIPQLLSLVDSKIIFIETGVMVLVTSLVIICFVSITLSYMYIFSVIVRIPSKEGKSKTFSTCVPHLVVVTLFMISGSIAYVKPISNSFSVSDLFLSVFYTVVPPTLNPIIYSLRNKDMKAAMKRQCVC; the protein is encoded by the coding sequence atgatcACAAATGATGTTAACAGAACTGAAGTTGTTGAATTTCTCCTTATGGGATTTTCAGACTCCTGGGAGATTCAGATTGTACACGCTGCTCTATTTTTGCTAGTTTACGTCACAGCTCTCTTAGGAAATCTTCTAATCATCATGCTTACTGCTCTGGATGTTCACCTCCAAACTCCagtgtatttctttttgagaaacttATCTTTCTTAGATTTTTGCTACATCTCTGTCACAGTTCCCAAATCTATTGCCAATTCCTTGACTCATGAcacctccatttctttctttgggtGTGCTCTGCAAGTCTTCTTTTTCATGGACTTGGCAACTACTGAGGTAGCCATCCTTACAGTGATGTCCTATGACCGCTACGTGGCCATCTGCCAGCCCTTACGTTATGAGGTCATCATAAACCAGGGGACTTGTGTGAAGATGATGGCCATGTCATGGCTCAGTGGGGTGATCTGTGGACTCATGCATGTGACAGCAACATTCTCATTACCATTCTGTGGGTCCAATAAAGTACATCAATTTTTCTGTGATATTCCACAGCTCCTAAGCCTAGTGGActccaaaataattttcattgagACTGGAGTCATGGTTCTTGTTACGAGTCTTGTGATAatctgctttgtttctattactcTCTCTTACATGTACATTTTTTCTGTCATTGTGAGAATTCCATCAAAGGAGGGtaaatcaaaaacattttctacTTGTGTTCCACATCTGGTGGTCGTAACACTTTTTATGATATCTGGTAGCATTGCCTATGTTAAGccaatttcaaattctttctcAGTTTCAGATCTTTTCCTGTCAGTGTTCTACACAGTTGTGCCGCCTACCCTGAATCCCATCATCTATAGTCTTAGGAATAAGGACATGAAGGCAGCCATGAAGAGGCAGTGTGTGTGCTAG